Proteins encoded by one window of Aestuariirhabdus haliotis:
- a CDS encoding APC family permease, with product MSTEETGKMGLPSLTLFSVCAVLVIDGLTAAASIGPSAITWWIITLLAFVIPYIMISSELGTTYPGEGGIYDWVKRAFGNKWAVRTTWYYWINVALWMPAVYIMFAGMFAEMFFPGMGLWTQILICIALTALTVWICNMSVDAGVWVTNLGALFKVVVIVTLGVGGFIYAAKNGVANEFTLASMTPNFDSALGFLPVIIFNLLGFELIACMGKEIKNPVRDIPKSMMISAALVTGLYIFGTVGILLAMPVEDIGLVAGIIATLQTLFGDGAFGNFMVIFIGSLALATFIANMVTWTMGASRAAMEAAQEGELPEYVAKEHPVHKTPVGANNITGIVSAVVILCYGFLAGESDELFWSVFAFSSCIFLLPYLLMFPAFLKLRSADPDVERPYRVPGGAAVAKLITWVCTFFIAQAVFLFIFPEVFSGTIDWAYTIPVAAGVLITMGIGEYLLARALKRMKQLESEAGSAAAENA from the coding sequence CGTCTGTGCGGTGCTGGTTATTGATGGCCTGACCGCAGCGGCGTCTATTGGACCATCGGCGATCACCTGGTGGATTATTACTCTGCTGGCCTTCGTGATTCCTTATATTATGATCTCCTCCGAACTGGGTACGACCTATCCGGGTGAGGGCGGTATCTACGATTGGGTCAAGCGAGCCTTTGGTAACAAGTGGGCGGTGCGTACCACCTGGTATTACTGGATCAACGTGGCCCTTTGGATGCCCGCCGTTTACATCATGTTTGCCGGCATGTTTGCAGAAATGTTCTTCCCTGGCATGGGGCTCTGGACTCAGATACTGATCTGTATCGCACTCACTGCACTGACTGTCTGGATCTGTAATATGTCCGTTGACGCCGGCGTCTGGGTGACTAACCTGGGTGCACTGTTTAAGGTTGTCGTGATTGTGACCCTGGGTGTTGGTGGATTTATCTATGCGGCCAAAAACGGCGTTGCGAACGAGTTCACTCTTGCCTCTATGACGCCCAACTTCGACTCTGCCCTGGGCTTCCTGCCTGTTATCATCTTTAACCTGTTGGGTTTTGAGTTGATTGCCTGCATGGGTAAAGAGATCAAGAATCCGGTGCGTGATATTCCCAAATCCATGATGATCTCTGCTGCCTTGGTAACCGGTCTCTATATCTTCGGTACCGTGGGTATTCTGCTGGCCATGCCTGTGGAAGATATCGGTCTGGTGGCTGGTATTATTGCGACCTTGCAAACCCTGTTCGGTGACGGTGCCTTCGGTAACTTTATGGTCATCTTTATCGGTTCCCTGGCCCTGGCAACCTTTATTGCCAATATGGTTACCTGGACCATGGGTGCCAGCCGTGCCGCCATGGAGGCTGCTCAGGAAGGTGAATTGCCAGAATATGTGGCCAAAGAACACCCTGTGCACAAGACCCCTGTGGGTGCCAACAATATCACCGGTATCGTCTCTGCTGTGGTTATCCTTTGCTACGGATTTCTGGCCGGTGAGAGTGATGAGCTGTTCTGGTCTGTGTTCGCATTCTCCTCTTGCATCTTCCTGCTGCCTTACCTGCTGATGTTCCCTGCGTTCCTCAAGCTGCGTAGCGCCGATCCTGATGTAGAGCGTCCCTATCGTGTACCAGGCGGTGCTGCTGTCGCCAAGCTGATCACCTGGGTATGTACGTTCTTTATTGCTCAGGCTGTGTTCCTGTTCATCTTCCCCGAAGTGTTCAGTGGCACCATCGATTGGGCTTACACCATTCCGGTTGCTGCCGGCGTGTTGATCACCATGGGTATTGGTGAATACCTGCTGGCCAGAGCCCTGAAACGCATGAAACAACTTGAATCTGAAGCTGGCTCTGCTGCCGCTGAAAACGCGTAA